In the genome of Neodiprion fabricii isolate iyNeoFabr1 chromosome 4, iyNeoFabr1.1, whole genome shotgun sequence, the window tatacatttttacgACGCATCTTCGATTTCCGTACGTGGCATGGCGCTAAAGTCTGCCGCGTGCACGGAGCGCCTTCCGCATGCGTTTGCCGGAGCTCAACGCATACATGGAGTGGTGGCTTTAATTGAAACGATGATTCGAAACGAAAATCGTGGGAATATTTCTCCGGAATATGCCCCTACCTTCCGCTGGGACCGCCGCAGGCGCGCCTTCCGCTGGTGCCGCTGCTGGTGCAGCGCCATCTGCCGGCGGTGCCGCTGCTCCACCTTCGGCAGCTGGTGCAGGCGCGGAACCGTCAGCTGGGGGTGGAGCTGGTGTCGTTCCGTCGGCAGCTGGTGCTGGTGCCGTTCCGTCAGCTGGAGGCGCAGGTGCTGTTCCGTCAGCTGGAGGTGCCGGCACTGCGCCATCTGCAGGCGGGGCGCCATCTTgaacggtaaaaaataaattaaaacataTCGTGCATTGGGATTTTCACTTGACGAAGAgttgttcgattatttttgcagCAGAGGCGTAcgtctgtgtttttttttttttcttaacaatGAACCGTTCGTTGTTAATCTGTAATTTTGAACTGCCGACTGGAAGCAAGTAATTCAAAAACTCTAATCTATGATATTTTTGTTGAAGAATATTCACATTCATATTCATTACTTAGCAAACCATctacaatttacaaaatctgacAAAATCACTACAAAATGAAACTGCTCTCAACAATCGATCCCGTGCTGAAATTTCAATCCCCTAACCTGCAGGGGGAGGCGCCGTTCCGTCGGCTGGAGGTGGAGGCGCGGTTCCATCCGCAGGTGGAGGTGCTGGTGCCGTTCCGTCCGCTGGAGCCTCAGCTGGAGGAGCGGTTCCGTCGGCGGGAGGTGGAGGTGCCGTTCCATCCGCAGGTGGCGCTGCTGCTGGCGCAGGCGCACCCTCGGCGGGAGGCGCAGGTGCCGCGGCTGCTGCCGCGTCTGCCGCTGGTGGCGCTGCCGCCTCTGGAGGAGCGGCTGCGTCAGCTGGAGGAGGAGCCTCCCCTTCCtgcttttgaaaataatatcaacGATGGAGCAATTTGTTTTCAGATACTTGTAAAaggatttttaaataatttttttttctagaaaatGGCGGTTGTTTCAATTCCGAGTGACAAAAACGTGTTACAAAATCGAATTTAATAATACTGTACGATCGAATAAGAGCTTTTTGTATGTTTTTGTTCAATGAaacgttgtaaaaataattacgtcgTATGTGTACATAGAGATTATTCAACTGCAGATTAAAGTTTATTAAGCTCGTGTATcttgatttttgttttgctTTTTAAACATTGCTGAATTATACCGTAGCAAAAAGAAATTGTAACATATTGCTGGGAAGATCGAAAATTGTGCGCGcagaaaatgttttctttaaaactcAACGATTAAAGTAAATGAATAATCgcgtacgtgtataataataatcgataaaAGTAAGTACCTACCCGtatacttgaaaataaaagacatTTCGATGTGGTATATGCATGTGTAAAGTAAAAGTAGCGagttcgtgaaaaaaaatcaacactgAAAGACACACTTCAACTTCGATTTATAATGTATAGTCCCAAGTAGCACACTTATCCGTACGCTGACTATCATTCGACAGCAAAAAGTCGATATATtgtccaataaaaaaaaataccaacgCATTGTTGGCAAAAAATAGACAAAAGTTCGgctattttttaataactatAGATCGTCAAAAAAGTGGACTTAAAGTTGACATGCGGCATACTTTATGTTTACGAATGTCCTCTGAAATGCCAAGTATGAGGCAATTCGAGTAGAGAATCCATTGTCACCTTATGGAAAGTCAAATCAAaagtttttcacgttttttagACCAATAATTGTTTACGTCAGCGCATCAATGTGCCAAACGAACGTCGTCGACGTCTGGCGGCAGTTACCGACTAACCGCTACCTCATATTTGACGTCAGCTGACTATCAGTCCACGTAATTAGCCTACTTGCAAATTCAATAATTCCCTTTTTGTCTTGACTGTGAGCAGTCGACTGAAAGCCTCGTAATAATTGACATCGAGTGTTGTCTTTACCGTGACATTTCAGAAGGCATTCACGCACTCCTAGTCAGCGTGCAGTCAACAATAGGCTCATGATACGCCTATTCCCAGTTGACTTGAAGTAGTTGACAGAGAATTTCTGTCGATATCAAGTCAGCTAACAGCCAACAGTGTGCTATCTGGAAGCATACCTACATAAAAGCAGGATGCGAGGAGATAGCGAACGTGTTTCGAAGCGGTTTTGCGTGGGCataaaagatgagaaaaaagaattgtaattgaaaaaaattacaggtGATTTAGCACGTCTCACGCGTGAGAGTTGTTGCATATTGTAGCGAATGGTTAAAAAGCGAAAACCGGTTAGCGACAAGTACTCACCCGCTAAAAATACGCCGCCTACCTAAACTACGATAGTACGTTACATTGCGATTCCCTTCTCGATATTTGCGAGACTTCCCTGAGTGCATATGTATCTCTGTATCTATGTAtaacgtatgtatgtatatcgtGGTAAATCACGTAGTCCTTAAATCCAGAAATTCTGCAGGCTTTTCGCTGGCAACAGAATTGGCAGCCCAGAAATAATACTGCGCAAACTCGAACGTTACTATTGCAGTTAATTGCAATTTGCAATACCGACGTTGCGAACTGTTGATTTGTATTCAATTGCGGCGAAGCCGCAGAAGGTTTCGGATCTCGGAACTGAGAGTAACGAATTTGGGTATTAGTTACACACAGtcggaaaaattcaatctaaTTGGGTAAAAGCCGTGTCTTTCTTTTTGGTTCTctaaaaaatcaacgaaattgGATATGGTTCAGGTCACAGAGTTGATTGATTCGAATTTTGGGTGCATTGTAAAGTTGCTGCGTTATAAAATAACGATGAACAAATACGCTATTCTAAATTCAAAAAAGGGGCGATGCAACTGATGCTTGTTCttctattttcttataattagGGGCACAGGATGGATGGGTGTAACACAAAAACAGTGATTCACGTGCACGGACGTTATTTACACaaagatatttcattatttttataatatatgcatTGATATTTTACACAGTAAAACTTACATATGGATCTTTCGTCTAGACGGACGTGCAACGGATCGGTTAAGAGGGTATCtcggatttgattttttttttttctcccctacATTTTCTTGCTCTTTACACTCTCTTTTCAGAGGCGCAGATATTTCTTGCAAGGATGTGACGAGTTATTATTTACACAAAGGTTGCGGGGAGAAACGAGAGTTACGATAATTACACGATATAAAATCACACGCAGGTGAACAACATGAATTTGTTTTTGGATTTTGGTTTTCCTTTTACATGGTCACAGACAAAAACCGGGTGAATTCGTTGTTTGTACGGTGTGAGATTTTCAGTACTACTCGCTGATCGATGTTTGTACGTGTAAGAGTTATTGTCTAAAATGTCTGACGGACATatataatgataacaataatagtagCATGTAATAGTAATCGtagtaatattaatattaataattattttgtgtgactgtgtgtttttttatatattatacatatacacacgtatgtatatgtatacaatatatcaCGTCAGCGAGATACAGAGATGTAAATCCGCgtgtgtgattttttattattcattttttttttctgtatatcTCGAGCGTTTACTTGTGCGTTGTTATATGTTGTTCGTGTGTCAAACGTCATCCTCATGCCTCGACTTCTTCCTCCTTTACCTTCTTCTCTTCTGGGCCCTTCTTCGACCAGTCAGGTTTCTTCTGCAAATTTTAGAAATGACAAAATCAGCACCGCGTCGGATCGATTCGTTTCTGATAGGCAAAAAGTTTACTAAACCTGTAACTACGACTAATTTATTATACGGTTAAACAGCTACGGTCGAGGTGTTAAAAGATAATgagaatacaaaacaaaataaagaaaaaacaacgatGAATAAATAAGATCACAAACACAGAACGACAAGGGGAGAGAATATAgtaatcaaatgaaaaaataaacgtaagGATTTCTAAACGAAGGATTGAGAAACAAGATAAATCATAATTATCTCGAGTCAaggttacaatttttttttttttcttcatttcaacTTTTAATTTCTACCACAATTTTGTATTCCATTTCAACAATCCAATCGGGCAGGAATTAAGTCGTCACTCGAGATTTCAATTgcatgtaaaatatttttcaacccaaTTACATGCAATATCCATTTGTCAATTCGAagcaaacagaaaaaaaaaagaaacaaaaagtaaCGAAATTACAGTAACATAAAAACGAATACAAACAAACAAGCAAAGTACGAGTAAACtatataataaaaagtaagaaCAGCGACACGTCAGtctgaaaatcaaaaacaagagaaaaatcCGTGTTCACGATGGCGtctattgaaaattgttttgctgaaaagagaaaaacgaattatGTTTGTGCGCGGAAAAATTGCTAAGCTGTACGAAAACAAATCAAACtgtgataaaaatatctaattgtaagctcCGTTAAATGattcataaataatatatttatattatgtaaGTAATGATCGATATGTGGCGATCTATAACAgcgttaatattattatgtgtATGTGAGTGAGTTAAACGGGCGAGTTTGCGCATAcggtgtaaagaaaaattaaacgattGAGTTATATTGAAATCATTAGAATCATAGCGATCGCACGTTTTGTTGTtgtggtgattttttttttaccttgtcTTTTGACGCGTTCTGCAATCATATAATGCAAAAGCAACGTTAttagtttttaaatattgcacataataattattatattatacaacgaaagaaagaaagtttACGAAGCTATAggcgtacatttttttcacaaattattacaatatcaTGGTCAAATTTTAActctttcaatatttatcattattatacatattatattacgaTATAAGCTGAAACGAGGTAAATGACAATCATGACCACACGTTTCAATCAGATAGcctgaaaaaaaacgaagcgcACAGGTAATTTGCATGACGCTGAAAACGAAAACTGTGAAATGCCTgcgattattaatattattattattactgtacgCACGGTGAATAAAATCGCACGCGAATCGAGGTGTTTTGCggtttattttaataattttcatctgtGTGTGAGTGTGattaaaaaagtaagaaattgaaaaaaaatatatacatatattatcgTGTGAGTAAAAGCGCTGAGCGAATAGTAACGTATTAtacgaataataatacattactGTATAATGAATGTATATATAGCAAATTACTAATAcacacgtgtatatgtattattattatttatattattattattattattatttttattattatcattacacTGTGAAgaattatatattatgatgCGTAATGtcaataatatgtaatattacaatattatgGAGAAGAGCTCGCATGTCAGAATTAATGTGTGAAAAAGAATCACCAAGAATTATAGCCATATTATTttctcacctttttttttctttttttatatgtttcaTATTCTATGATTGTTTTTACGGCAATTCCATCCACAAATCAGTGATTATCGTTCGATTTTATCTGGTATCGTTTAGCTAATAAATTGCAATATTGAGATTGCGcgagaagttgaaaaatgcggttatttaaaaaaaaaaaatggtgatgGATGGCGAAaagcaaaattaaaaaaaaatcaaaagaaaacaaaatgaatttaaactGCGTGCAAAAATTTGCTttcttatttaaaaaaaaaaaaaaaaatacaatcatTCGCATCACCCGTAagaattagaatttttttgccaattaTATTTACtgatttatttacaatttttctcgtcCAAGCAGTTTTTAACTCACTGTTTATATATTCGGTTTAATTTTGACtcttaattttatcgttatcatcatcatcatcatcattatcattcaGGCGGTTTGATTAATTCGATGCACAGTATCACATGACGaaatagagaaagaagaaaacaaaatggaCGGAAGAAAACGTATACGACAAGACAGAACAGAAACTGAAACTATGCGAatgtaatatacaatataaataataaatggtacgtatacgtacacgtaaAACAAAATGCAATAAacacgtttaaaaaaaaaaaaaattaaattcaacatGAAAATCAGACGTAGAgccaaaaaaacgaaaaccggACGTCACAAATTATACAAGgcacgtataatatttatacacatgtacaacggaaaaataattcgtCGAATCTGGAACCATctgaaatcgcagcaaaagaagaggattgaaaaaaatcctgaGAAACGAACAAAACGTCATTACAGagcgaacattttttttcgatcatttCAAAACACAATTTTTGCAGGACTCGACGTATTAAAAGATGCGCGATGCCATCGAAACGATacaagggggaaaaaaaaagaaaagaataaaaattaaaaaaaatagtaaataaaagTATGGCGGTGATGTATTATAATAACCGCATATAAGCTTCTACTTTGTTTTAATCCACGTGTTTTTCTTATCTGTCAAGATGCATAATTCGTTCGAACAAtcatatatttgatattaattaACGATATAACAGTAGAAGTAGTAACAGTAATAgtaattatgataataataataataataccgagATATTGCAGAAGAtaataggaaaaaattttcgcgcaTATTTCACATGCCgatgtttttgattttgttttttttttttcacggtatATAAAAACacataatatattaattattgataaTCGTATTTCTCTGTGTATTCTAGATATTATCTGTCAATTGTATTCGCGTGTGAATGTGAGTAGCATACCTATGTATTTAATTGTatcatttttatgaataaaaaatgaatatttataaatataaatatatatatatatatatatataggcgtGTGCGCGAATATGATCGtgttttattgatttttacgcattctctcttttttccaattttagtGTAAAACGATAAACTTCTGCAgtgtatagattttttttttctttggttaTCTATTTCTTCGTCTGCCACTCTGCTTTCTCGGACTTCTTCGGCTGTGAACGAAgaacacatacatacatattgcCTGGTCGAAACTgtacaggtttttttttttctcctcatttTCTCGTTGAAAGAatgaaagggaaaaaaattaacttattCTACATGCCCATATTTATGTCGCAATATCAAGTGTAATTTTAAAATGGAGTAAGAAGTattaaaaacaacaaaacatcGATTGAAAGACACTTGGAAATTGGAAAGATACAGGGTAAGGACGtcacaaaaaacaaaaaaaaaaaaacagacaacatacaaaaattcgaattaaaaatttccgacGTTGTCGTCGATAATCGCTGCACTTACTTGCACGTGACAATTTGTCGCATATAAATTGCAGATATGCGATGATCCGAggtgagtgaaaaatgaaaatgacgaaacaagaaaaaagacaATATTCGATCAGAAAAAACGGTCCTAAAtcgattttgcaaaaaaaaaaaaaaagagtcgGAAGCAATATAAAAACGAAAGTAACTAGTGTTTTACTCTAAACGAGTTtaacgaagtaaaaaaaaatgcttcatTAAACGTATGGACGcgtattttcgaataattttgtcTTTCTTTTCCGTTTGAAATTATGGCAGATATCGAGAATCGAACGTGATTTAAACGAATCAaacttggaataaaatttttcggaatcttACCTCTTTGTCCTCCTCCTCTAGGGTGAACTCCTTCTTCTTGACCTGTTTAAGTTGGTTACGGAAGTTGAACTCGGCCGCCTTTTTCTGTAGCTTGGCGAATTTGTTCTCGTACTTGGACACCTTCTTCAAGGTTGGCTTCATGCTGCGATTTTTAATCGCGGAaagatgaggaggaggaggatagaaaaagaaagaaatcgtcgtttaaaaaatcgaaattgcgATTacaaaagagaataaaaatcatcagagttaaaatgatgatttttctaGAAAGGAAACGGTATGAACGAATACTTACAATTTACCTCGGAGATCGTTGACCTGGCTGTTCAAGTCTGCGATCTGTGcatcgtgaaataaaaaattaatgtcaCATTTCGTATAAGCTGCAAATTCAAGTTACTAATTAACTATGAattgatacaatttttatatacttttaatagatattttcattcatctttGCATTGCttcttttgttattatttattaaagtttgccgaaagaattgaaaaaattaccaattcacaggaaaagttttttttacgtcgtctgctaaatttgtgaaaattaaaaagcaCGTAAAAGACGatctctttttttcaattgaagaTATTTaacaattgtttttgaatttctttgatCAACATCGAAAAAAGATATAAAGATGAACCTAAAATTGATCTGTCATTTGTTCtgttatatttgaatttttttattcatatcaAGAATAATTTTGATGTCGAACttaaagattaaaaaatttattaatacgTAAggcaaatcaatttttataaaaaaatattgaagcgtatatacagtataaagactgataaaaataaaaatataattaaagaAAAGACACGAAAATTCCACATCAAACAAAACTgcacaatattattattattatattatattattcaacgTAATGGTAACGAGATTTTAGcaaaaaagcagaaaaaagtGGAATATTGAACATAAAGTTTGTTATTGTtgggtgaaaaagaagaatcgcGTTACATGTAACAACgataaaacgataaaataagaataagaaaggTGAAAAACTAAACGACGCAGCTGCAGTATTCAACTCACAATCGTATAGCAGACAAGTATTGCAACAATATAAAAATCACAatcaacgaatgaaaatttaacatgTA includes:
- the LOC124180690 gene encoding skin secretory protein xP2-like — translated: FQKQEGEAPPPADAAAPPEAAAPPAADAAAAAAPAPPAEGAPAPAAAPPADGTAPPPPADGTAPPAEAPADGTAPAPPPADGTAPPPPADGTAPPPADGAPPADGAVPAPPADGTAPAPPADGTAPAPAADGTTPAPPPADGSAPAPAAEGGAAAPPADGAAPAAAPAEGAPAAVPAEGTPAPPPADGTPADGAAPPAAAAPADGAPAAPPADGSAPAAAAPAAAPAAAPAPEAAAAPPAEGTAPAAAPPAEAALPPPAEAAPPQAPAS